In Symmachiella dynata, the following are encoded in one genomic region:
- a CDS encoding helix-turn-helix domain-containing protein, producing the protein MSAFANRLRTDRENAGLTVRQLADLSDISFSYITKIEKGRAGSGVSPEIVSALANALGCDELEYLHLSDVVPAPLKGLLADARSRSFVRALLGTRPKFAGWERLEAVLAGTDVESSVSNRKSRRQSVA; encoded by the coding sequence ATGTCTGCATTTGCAAACCGATTGCGCACTGATCGGGAAAACGCGGGTCTAACAGTTCGCCAGCTTGCCGATCTGTCGGATATTAGCTTTTCGTACATCACCAAAATCGAGAAAGGTCGCGCAGGGAGCGGCGTCTCGCCCGAGATCGTTTCGGCTTTGGCGAACGCACTCGGGTGTGACGAGTTGGAGTATCTCCATCTCAGCGATGTTGTTCCAGCACCCTTGAAGGGTCTACTTGCAGACGCACGATCCCGTTCGTTCGTACGAGCGCTGTTGGGGACGCGTCCGAAATTCGCTGGTTGGGAGCGTCTGGAAGCGGTGTTAGCCGGTACGGACGTGGAGAGTTCTGTTTCTAACAGAAAGTCTCGCAGACAGTCAGTCGCCTGA
- a CDS encoding ubiquinol-cytochrome c reductase iron-sulfur subunit, whose protein sequence is MTDDSKSTYPLDMPEPNDPPQPVTETPLPVSESPQPVAAEPRRNFLSKALAVVIGGIVTLVPFAAGLAVFTDPLRTRKKGSGNGDDDGFIKVATFDELPVGDPPQRFQVIDDRVDAWNMFPNESVGTVYLSRATEDEVLALNVTCPHVGCPVDYDTARHVFQCPCHNSSFKPTGEIDNEDSPAARGMDALEIKIKNKNEVWVKYQEFRPGTAEKIAEA, encoded by the coding sequence ATGACAGACGATTCCAAATCGACATACCCCTTAGATATGCCTGAACCGAATGATCCACCGCAACCGGTCACGGAAACTCCGCTCCCGGTCTCGGAATCTCCACAGCCGGTCGCAGCTGAACCGCGGCGTAATTTTCTTTCTAAAGCGCTGGCCGTCGTGATTGGCGGCATCGTCACGTTGGTTCCCTTTGCCGCAGGTCTGGCCGTCTTCACGGATCCGCTCCGTACGCGTAAGAAGGGCAGCGGCAACGGCGACGACGATGGCTTTATCAAAGTTGCGACATTTGATGAACTTCCCGTGGGCGATCCGCCGCAACGTTTTCAAGTCATCGACGACCGCGTTGATGCCTGGAATATGTTTCCCAATGAATCAGTGGGAACGGTCTATTTATCGCGAGCGACGGAGGACGAAGTGCTGGCATTGAACGTCACTTGCCCGCACGTCGGCTGTCCGGTCGATTACGATACTGCTCGACATGTGTTCCAATGCCCCTGCCACAACAGCTCATTCAAACCGACGGGCGAGATTGACAATGAGGACAGCCCGGCGGCGCGAGGGATGGATGCGTTGGAAATCAAAATCAAAAACAAAAACGAAGTCTGGGTGAAATATCAAGAATTTCGCCCCGGCACAGCCGAGAAGATTGCCGAAGCATGA
- a CDS encoding DUF429 domain-containing protein: MNDVIYFFGCDMGGWHNTSQQKGDALAVCKWDGTQLEHVDATAAITFFPVISDQSLSQHLNAAKSDDAQIIVGIDAALSWPAKFTQLITEAHSFTHDFDFELTDSVNNPYLYRETERFIKRHVQTGMKERPLTAVGDKFGNNSSKAQALGAWFLQQLPDVYRPPFDVWDRENAKIAQHTLIEVYPAASMKSAKFKRLHWPSESQSMDNAGKSDIADAKRCAMTAFVYAASVGKLKCEKCPNILTPDDADELIRKSALNTEGWIFAPKCK; this comes from the coding sequence GTGAACGACGTAATCTACTTCTTCGGTTGTGACATGGGAGGCTGGCACAACACCAGCCAGCAGAAAGGGGATGCGCTGGCCGTTTGCAAGTGGGATGGAACACAACTTGAGCATGTAGATGCCACGGCAGCGATTACGTTTTTCCCCGTAATATCAGATCAATCTCTCTCTCAACATCTTAATGCTGCCAAGTCTGATGATGCCCAGATTATCGTCGGGATCGACGCAGCGCTCTCATGGCCTGCAAAATTCACTCAGCTAATTACTGAGGCCCACTCGTTTACCCACGACTTCGATTTTGAACTCACAGATTCCGTCAACAACCCCTACCTATATCGTGAGACAGAGCGGTTCATCAAACGGCATGTCCAGACTGGTATGAAAGAGCGACCGCTGACAGCTGTCGGTGACAAGTTCGGCAACAACTCCTCTAAGGCCCAAGCACTCGGCGCATGGTTCCTCCAGCAGTTACCAGATGTCTACCGTCCGCCGTTCGATGTCTGGGACCGAGAGAATGCCAAGATTGCGCAGCACACCCTCATCGAGGTCTATCCTGCCGCCAGCATGAAATCGGCCAAGTTCAAACGACTTCACTGGCCATCCGAGTCTCAAAGTATGGACAACGCCGGTAAGTCCGACATCGCCGACGCCAAACGCTGCGCTATGACAGCATTCGTCTACGCGGCAAGCGTCGGCAAACTGAAGTGTGAGAAGTGTCCAAACATTTTGACACCCGATGACGCAGATGAATTGATCAGGAAATCAGCATTGAATACGGAAGGATGGATTTTCGCGCCGAAGTGTAAATGA
- the trhA gene encoding PAQR family membrane homeostasis protein TrhA, with the protein MRNSLKSLAGEEFANFLTHGGGLLFALVGAAVLVHAVADSPNEALKLGCWVYAAALIAVYAASTLSHTFIDPARRSFFRSLDQGVIFLFIAGNFTPFAIAYLHGSMLWILLSLMWVGASIGFASKVFWTHRVESTAVTHYLALGWLPVIAIEPILRALPASGIFWCIAGGVCYTVGTVVLTYDTKVPYFHALWHLLVIAGSFCHFLVVMGCVNSTPA; encoded by the coding sequence ATGCGGAATTCCTTAAAAAGTCTGGCCGGTGAAGAGTTTGCCAACTTTCTCACCCATGGCGGCGGACTGTTGTTCGCCCTGGTTGGGGCAGCGGTCTTGGTTCACGCTGTCGCTGATAGCCCGAACGAAGCTTTGAAGCTGGGGTGTTGGGTTTATGCGGCCGCACTGATCGCCGTCTACGCAGCTTCGACGTTGTCGCACACCTTCATCGATCCAGCGCGACGCAGCTTTTTTCGCAGCTTAGATCAAGGCGTGATTTTTCTGTTCATCGCCGGAAACTTCACCCCCTTCGCCATCGCCTATCTGCACGGGTCGATGCTGTGGATTCTGCTGTCGCTGATGTGGGTTGGGGCTTCGATCGGGTTTGCCTCCAAAGTATTTTGGACGCACCGCGTCGAGTCGACAGCGGTGACGCATTATTTGGCGCTGGGTTGGCTGCCGGTGATCGCCATCGAACCGATTCTGCGTGCTTTGCCGGCCAGTGGGATCTTCTGGTGTATCGCTGGGGGAGTTTGCTACACGGTCGGAACGGTTGTTTTGACGTATGACACCAAAGTTCCCTATTTCCACGCATTGTGGCATTTACTGGTGATCGCGGGCAGTTTTTGCCATTTTTTGGTCGTCATGGGCTGCGTAAACTCCACCCCAGCCTAA
- a CDS encoding cytochrome b N-terminal domain-containing protein has translation MNALANWFDDRTGYRAYLHETLYERIPGGARWRYVWGSTLVFTFTVQMITGLFLWMCYSPSSQTAWESVYYIQYEMQFGWFLRGLHHFTAQAMIVLLALHFMQIIIDGAYKAPREVNFWLGLILMQIVLGLSLTGYLLPWDQKGYWATQVATKLSTMVPVVGPQIQRLIVGGPNYGHHTLTRFFALHAGVLPTLLIGLLGLHIYVFRRHGITAKDPNRAPETTFWPDQVLKDAVACLGVLLVVLVLIFWNAPQHSGELKELADSGRLGEVFGAELGAPADPTEQYSAARPEWYFLFLFQFLKFFKGQYEVYGAIYIPGGVMMFMFLMPFIGRWKLGHRFNLLYMSALIIGAMTLTWLAIDEDRDKDSYKAAVADAHMKSERIRELIEGRQGVGSEGAVALLRSDPKIHGPELFAKKCAGCHRFNAHDGMNGVPEEPATASDLGNFGTREWIRGFITNPAGPAHFGPTVEASFNGEPLGTRFTEGDMALWADENVESMSQREIDSVVEFLVAQGKRQDIAAVNAELATEGREFFENSNDNVQACVDCHAIQPEGEDEELGSIGLAPRLTGYGSEAWLRDFLSNPGAEHNYGDRNAMPAIGNQLSDQQMEILVRFLSRNWYERPDNDANFEAVIAE, from the coding sequence ATGAACGCGTTGGCCAATTGGTTTGATGATCGCACCGGATATCGCGCCTATCTCCATGAGACGCTCTACGAGCGGATTCCCGGCGGCGCGCGCTGGCGATATGTTTGGGGCAGCACGCTGGTCTTCACCTTCACCGTGCAGATGATCACCGGTCTGTTTTTGTGGATGTGTTACAGCCCCAGTTCGCAGACGGCCTGGGAAAGCGTGTACTACATTCAGTACGAAATGCAATTCGGCTGGTTCCTCCGCGGTCTGCATCATTTCACCGCTCAGGCGATGATCGTGCTATTGGCGCTGCACTTCATGCAGATCATCATCGACGGCGCCTACAAGGCGCCCCGCGAAGTCAATTTTTGGCTCGGTTTGATTTTAATGCAGATCGTTTTGGGTCTGTCACTCACCGGTTATTTGCTGCCGTGGGACCAAAAAGGTTACTGGGCGACGCAGGTCGCCACGAAGCTCTCCACAATGGTGCCGGTCGTGGGACCGCAGATCCAGCGACTCATCGTGGGGGGACCAAACTATGGACACCATACGCTGACGCGGTTCTTTGCCCTGCACGCGGGTGTCCTGCCGACACTGTTGATCGGACTGTTGGGGCTGCACATCTATGTGTTTCGCCGCCACGGGATCACCGCCAAAGATCCGAATCGCGCTCCGGAAACCACATTTTGGCCCGACCAAGTTCTCAAAGATGCTGTCGCGTGCTTGGGTGTGTTGCTGGTCGTGTTGGTGTTGATTTTCTGGAATGCCCCGCAGCACTCCGGCGAGTTGAAAGAGTTGGCCGATTCGGGCCGACTGGGTGAAGTCTTCGGCGCCGAACTGGGTGCTCCGGCCGACCCCACAGAACAATATTCCGCTGCGCGGCCGGAATGGTATTTCCTATTCCTGTTTCAGTTCTTGAAGTTTTTCAAAGGACAGTACGAAGTCTACGGCGCGATTTACATCCCCGGCGGCGTCATGATGTTCATGTTTCTTATGCCGTTCATCGGCCGCTGGAAACTGGGACATCGGTTCAACCTCCTCTACATGAGCGCGCTGATCATCGGTGCAATGACACTCACCTGGTTGGCAATTGATGAGGACCGCGATAAGGATTCCTACAAAGCGGCGGTCGCCGATGCCCACATGAAATCCGAGCGGATCCGGGAACTGATCGAAGGTCGGCAAGGAGTCGGCTCCGAAGGGGCGGTCGCGTTATTGCGCAGCGACCCCAAAATTCACGGACCGGAACTATTTGCCAAAAAATGCGCAGGGTGCCATCGATTCAATGCACACGACGGGATGAACGGTGTCCCTGAGGAACCGGCAACGGCTTCGGACCTCGGAAATTTTGGCACACGCGAGTGGATACGGGGATTCATCACCAATCCCGCCGGTCCCGCTCACTTTGGCCCCACGGTCGAAGCCAGTTTCAACGGCGAACCATTGGGAACGCGGTTCACCGAAGGGGATATGGCTTTGTGGGCCGATGAAAATGTAGAGAGTATGTCGCAGCGAGAAATCGATTCCGTCGTGGAATTTTTAGTCGCCCAAGGCAAACGCCAGGACATTGCCGCGGTGAATGCAGAACTGGCGACCGAGGGACGCGAGTTCTTCGAAAACTCCAACGATAACGTCCAAGCCTGCGTCGACTGCCACGCGATTCAGCCGGAAGGCGAAGACGAAGAACTCGGTTCGATCGGATTGGCTCCGCGATTAACGGGGTACGGTTCCGAAGCTTGGTTGCGTGATTTCCTGAGCAACCCGGGGGCGGAACACAACTATGGCGACCGCAATGCCATGCCCGCAATCGGGAATCAATTATCGGACCAACAGATGGAAATCCTCGTGCGATTCCTCTCGCGCAATTGGTACGAACGTCCCGACAACGACGCCAATTTCGAAGCCGTGATCGCGGAATAA
- a CDS encoding HEAT repeat domain-containing protein: MQLTTCPSSEQLSDYLSGKLSAQEIEEISLHIETCVDCDTAVNKLDDDSDSLMFALRQPLGEELFEQEPELQRAVAAMRLSLPESESQNSCTVLGTVREYDLLEKIGQGGMGTVYKALHSRLKRIVALKVLADHRLGDPAAVDRFSREMQAVGKLAHPNIVRALDAGEAEGRHYLVMEYIDGIDLSRLSRRCGPLPVAEASELVLQVSLALQHAHEHGLVHRDIKPSNVMLTRDGNVKLLDLGIALLQPEEPATSDLTGTGQVMGTLDYMAPEQLDNTHAVDIRADIYGLGATLYKLLCGSAPATDSQSRFRLPGESIPPVPNIRTIRGDIPKPVAAVIERMLAPNPDQRYATPADVAEALKPFAAKSNLKQLALAAAADAPSRTMTPPKRFGGRLGRFVIAAAALLGMALAGFAIYVETDKGQIVIHSNVDDVQVLVKRTGKLYDALDELEIDKGDNQWKFRSGSYEVQLLGKTDGLRVKDGVFTLTRDGKAVVTIERDPARAKAVVASGPVYEGKTLEEWLELLLMEKSVPQRSKAIPGITVLGIDAPDKAIAALFKVGVENDSSTSHYNNKSYLQKEIIQAIQKLSPDQIPSTLLDALQDSDVKKRRYAAQFIRHHWDNDPPITLVRTAAKDPDENVRRDAVGWLAQYGSVAIPDLIVALDDESDKVRRAAVSAVSLMASYYKTLTPEDARILEPKIYDMVDDKSAKVRESRLWVLPSVASDDQKLLAVLEAALHDPVPQVQVASIDVLRTLGPKAAAAVPALTDALKSRNRKKVAPIITSGGSELSFTEPIPAGLIRALGSIGPDAKSGVPVIKEFIQHEHKDVRKAVVEAIQQITGEIIELPQDNKTPSNKTAKGPVYGDKTLDEWIALLKTQRSAAMRRTAIMPIETLGVDEPEKAIAALIDAGSDYDPRNMEEFENRDEPRATWIAIIKAIERLSPSQIPTAVLQALGDKDVKKRRFATGLMDLYQDDVPPIEAAKKAAEDSDEFVRFQTMAWVGRYGHDSVPILIAAFGDQSETVRRRAVEAVSRMGINGDISPDDAKLLVPRLNEMLQDKDSWVKAAALAALLRVAIDQDKLLTVLAEAVGDKDPQVMSAAIECLEVLGPKAAQAVPVLVESLKRCDRTTLKPDDILTSLPESGGVLDNAPLRLIVALGAIGPSAKTAVPTIKEFLKHDNAHIRNAAVRAIKQITGEVIELPKDKKTVAAGPVYDGKTFDEWVTLLKTDKSPQRQIEGIKALVALGTAENASRALEIVFEMGASHSIERQNDDDRHVVSAALQAIERMENVEIVRKTTLGKLDSDDTGTRLFAIFVLNNPLVARHDPHYRDKTLTRIFKLADDPAVRVRMKLIELLARLAKVQTNGPSPVPILMRMYETDKDQNVRYDAFQNLAALGDNRAHAALPLFLAGIASPDSEICRSAWRGIQSTQSDPKQLNEALLKALGSDDENVSRDVMKFLDNRLRFSQESPELLPVVIAAIETRPLENKGRNRSRTRLNHIRLEEFDKFPKEVTIAIVRKLESAEEPDRERWHSAMVSFSNGLGGFPASALIVDELVHLYQDADVSRRVAILQLLGALRANVKPATALYETALKDKDPQVRAAAEAALKGLKSQWDVLTASQNRSSFENQSAVSLTIKVSADGKLSIGDKPYDRQALKTLLAEQVKQAGERGVAVRIDAAAEVRFEAVNTLIEMCKKAGVRNVSLGTTKVAPAAKNDGAAVYDGKTLDEWIVLLRTEKNPEKRAKGLTPIMTLGKDDPQRAFLVLIDMASEYDNSQFEYLDLAHSADSPLWLGQEQEELEASFSSLVRSTGTKVPSVVMENLSDGNDIRRRCAFNLLRSYLHLAGYSPLEKQAHPSLEKQAKLFDILRPHLEKGIRDEDAIVRREAIAAISQYSQEPPFAILVAAIGDENATVRTLSINEIHRLLEIQFPLSGYNPFIGATDLETDKNAFRTRLKKLPKQELFERFRTLPNLEANLFGAFKDDDLSTRCSAMNLLIKIEADPKKMFQIYEEELTRELKRDELDTDETVRVALYGLGKLGADAAPAVPKLIKLLKKYQTHFQMKNGSHTSVSGDQDEIEVEIVETLGQIGPAAKAALPEIQKRVETYDGAMKPVAESAIERISGESKTDSRATNPRPTDPHKAAVESPVEPANK; encoded by the coding sequence ATGCAGCTCACCACTTGCCCGTCTAGCGAACAACTCTCGGACTACCTCAGCGGGAAGCTCTCCGCCCAGGAAATTGAAGAAATCTCCTTGCACATAGAGACTTGCGTCGATTGCGACACCGCTGTTAACAAGTTGGATGACGATTCCGATTCCCTGATGTTTGCTCTACGGCAGCCGCTGGGTGAGGAATTATTTGAGCAGGAGCCGGAACTACAACGAGCCGTTGCCGCGATGCGGTTGTCGTTGCCGGAATCCGAGTCACAAAACTCCTGCACAGTGTTAGGCACTGTGCGCGAATATGATTTGTTGGAAAAAATCGGCCAAGGGGGCATGGGGACCGTTTATAAGGCCCTGCACTCGCGGTTGAAGAGAATAGTGGCACTCAAAGTGCTGGCCGACCACCGATTGGGGGACCCCGCCGCCGTCGATCGGTTTTCACGGGAAATGCAGGCGGTGGGCAAGTTGGCTCATCCGAATATCGTCCGCGCGCTCGACGCGGGAGAAGCGGAGGGCCGACATTATTTAGTCATGGAATACATCGACGGCATCGACCTGTCGCGGTTATCGCGACGCTGTGGTCCGTTGCCGGTCGCCGAGGCAAGTGAGTTAGTGCTGCAGGTATCGCTCGCCCTGCAGCACGCTCACGAGCACGGCCTCGTGCACCGCGATATCAAACCGTCGAACGTGATGCTCACCCGCGACGGAAACGTCAAGCTGCTGGATTTGGGCATCGCTCTGCTGCAACCGGAGGAACCGGCGACCAGCGACCTGACCGGCACCGGGCAGGTGATGGGGACGCTGGACTACATGGCCCCCGAGCAACTCGACAATACCCATGCGGTCGACATCCGCGCCGACATCTACGGGCTGGGCGCAACGCTCTACAAACTACTCTGCGGCTCCGCCCCGGCGACCGATTCGCAATCGCGATTCCGGCTGCCGGGCGAATCGATTCCGCCCGTCCCCAACATCCGCACGATCCGCGGCGACATTCCTAAACCAGTCGCAGCAGTCATCGAGCGGATGCTAGCGCCGAATCCCGATCAACGTTACGCCACGCCGGCCGACGTTGCCGAGGCTCTCAAACCGTTCGCGGCGAAAAGCAATCTCAAACAACTCGCCCTCGCTGCCGCCGCCGATGCCCCCTCACGAACCATGACGCCCCCCAAACGTTTCGGCGGCCGCCTGGGCCGTTTCGTGATCGCGGCAGCGGCACTGCTGGGAATGGCGCTGGCCGGTTTTGCGATCTATGTCGAGACCGACAAAGGGCAAATTGTGATCCACAGCAACGTCGACGACGTCCAGGTCCTCGTCAAACGGACCGGCAAGCTGTACGACGCGCTCGACGAATTGGAGATCGACAAAGGAGACAACCAATGGAAATTCCGCAGCGGCAGTTACGAAGTGCAGTTGCTAGGCAAGACCGATGGCCTACGCGTGAAGGACGGGGTGTTTACGCTCACGCGGGATGGGAAAGCGGTGGTGACGATTGAACGTGACCCGGCTCGAGCTAAGGCGGTGGTGGCGAGCGGGCCGGTTTATGAGGGGAAGACGCTGGAGGAATGGCTTGAATTGTTGTTGATGGAAAAAAGTGTGCCACAACGCTCGAAAGCGATCCCCGGGATTACGGTATTGGGTATCGATGCACCGGACAAGGCAATCGCAGCATTGTTTAAAGTCGGTGTTGAAAACGACTCCTCCACTTCTCACTATAACAATAAAAGCTACCTCCAAAAAGAAATTATTCAGGCAATACAGAAGCTTTCGCCTGACCAAATTCCTTCAACACTACTAGACGCATTGCAGGACTCCGACGTGAAAAAACGTCGGTACGCCGCACAGTTTATTCGTCATCACTGGGACAATGACCCTCCGATCACTTTAGTGAGAACGGCGGCAAAGGACCCCGATGAAAATGTTCGCAGAGATGCCGTGGGTTGGCTTGCGCAGTACGGATCGGTTGCGATTCCTGATTTGATCGTCGCATTAGATGACGAGAGCGATAAGGTTCGTCGAGCGGCGGTCTCGGCCGTCAGCCTAATGGCTTCTTATTACAAAACATTAACTCCCGAAGATGCGCGCATTCTTGAACCAAAAATTTACGACATGGTGGACGATAAGAGTGCCAAGGTTAGGGAAAGCAGATTATGGGTTTTACCAAGTGTTGCGAGCGACGATCAGAAGTTGTTGGCCGTATTAGAAGCCGCACTCCACGACCCGGTACCTCAGGTCCAAGTCGCCTCGATTGACGTGTTGAGAACGTTAGGCCCCAAAGCGGCAGCAGCCGTACCGGCCCTAACTGACGCACTAAAATCGCGGAACCGCAAGAAAGTTGCACCGATCATAACGAGCGGGGGCAGCGAACTGAGCTTTACTGAGCCGATACCAGCAGGATTGATAAGAGCATTGGGATCGATCGGCCCCGACGCCAAGAGTGGCGTTCCGGTGATTAAGGAATTTATTCAGCACGAACACAAAGATGTCCGCAAAGCAGTCGTCGAGGCGATTCAGCAAATCACCGGCGAAATTATCGAACTGCCCCAGGACAACAAAACGCCGAGCAACAAAACGGCGAAGGGGCCGGTTTATGGGGATAAGACGCTCGATGAATGGATTGCGTTATTAAAGACGCAACGGAGTGCCGCGATGCGGCGCACGGCAATCATGCCCATTGAAACATTGGGAGTGGATGAACCCGAAAAAGCGATCGCCGCGCTAATCGACGCAGGCAGCGATTACGACCCTAGAAACATGGAGGAGTTTGAGAACCGGGACGAGCCTAGGGCGACTTGGATCGCAATTATCAAGGCGATCGAAAGGCTTTCACCATCCCAAATCCCCACCGCAGTTCTCCAAGCGTTAGGGGACAAAGACGTTAAGAAACGCAGGTTCGCTACCGGCTTAATGGATCTATACCAGGACGATGTTCCGCCGATCGAGGCGGCGAAGAAAGCGGCGGAGGATTCCGATGAATTCGTACGATTTCAAACCATGGCCTGGGTTGGTCGCTATGGCCATGATTCCGTTCCGATTCTGATTGCTGCGTTCGGTGATCAGTCTGAAACCGTTCGACGCCGAGCCGTCGAGGCAGTATCAAGGATGGGAATCAATGGCGACATCAGTCCAGACGACGCGAAGTTGCTTGTCCCCCGATTGAATGAGATGCTGCAAGATAAGGACTCATGGGTCAAGGCCGCTGCATTGGCAGCCTTGTTGCGGGTCGCCATAGATCAAGACAAACTCCTCACGGTGTTAGCCGAGGCCGTCGGCGACAAGGATCCGCAGGTGATGAGCGCCGCCATTGAATGCTTGGAGGTATTGGGGCCAAAAGCAGCGCAGGCAGTGCCGGTGCTCGTAGAATCACTCAAGCGATGTGATCGGACAACGCTGAAACCAGATGATATTTTAACAAGTTTGCCTGAGTCAGGTGGTGTCCTTGATAATGCGCCCCTGCGTCTGATTGTCGCTCTGGGGGCCATCGGTCCAAGTGCTAAAACGGCGGTGCCGACGATCAAAGAGTTCCTAAAACATGACAACGCGCACATCCGCAATGCGGCCGTCCGGGCCATCAAACAAATCACCGGCGAAGTTATCGAACTACCCAAGGACAAGAAGACGGTGGCCGCTGGCCCCGTCTACGATGGGAAAACCTTTGATGAATGGGTGACGCTACTTAAAACCGATAAGTCGCCGCAGCGTCAGATCGAAGGCATCAAAGCGCTCGTTGCTTTGGGGACGGCTGAAAATGCGTCGCGGGCTTTGGAGATCGTTTTCGAAATGGGAGCGAGCCACTCGATCGAACGCCAAAATGACGATGACCGCCACGTCGTCAGCGCCGCCCTGCAGGCGATCGAGCGGATGGAAAATGTCGAAATTGTCCGGAAAACGACCCTCGGCAAACTCGATTCCGACGATACGGGAACGCGGTTGTTTGCGATATTTGTCCTGAACAATCCCTTGGTGGCCCGCCACGATCCACATTACAGAGACAAGACGCTTACTCGGATCTTCAAATTGGCCGACGACCCCGCCGTCCGCGTTCGTATGAAGTTGATCGAACTGTTAGCGAGATTGGCGAAGGTCCAGACGAACGGCCCATCGCCGGTGCCGATACTGATGCGGATGTACGAGACCGACAAAGATCAGAACGTGCGTTACGACGCTTTTCAAAATCTGGCAGCGCTGGGAGACAATAGAGCGCATGCCGCATTGCCGCTGTTTCTGGCGGGCATAGCTTCACCGGACAGCGAAATTTGTCGATCTGCATGGCGCGGGATTCAATCGACGCAGTCCGATCCGAAACAACTCAACGAGGCGCTGCTGAAAGCGCTGGGGAGTGATGACGAAAATGTTAGCCGCGACGTCATGAAGTTTCTGGACAACCGGCTGAGATTCTCTCAAGAGTCACCAGAGCTATTGCCGGTCGTAATTGCCGCGATTGAGACACGGCCACTTGAGAACAAGGGGCGAAACCGCTCTCGTACCCGACTAAATCATATCCGACTAGAGGAGTTTGACAAATTTCCCAAAGAAGTGACGATAGCGATTGTCAGAAAACTGGAGAGTGCAGAGGAACCGGACAGAGAGCGGTGGCACAGCGCAATGGTTTCCTTCAGCAATGGGCTCGGTGGATTCCCCGCAAGTGCTCTGATCGTTGATGAACTCGTGCATCTCTATCAGGATGCCGATGTCAGCCGCCGCGTTGCCATCTTGCAGCTATTAGGTGCGTTACGAGCCAACGTCAAACCGGCAACGGCGCTTTACGAAACGGCACTCAAAGACAAAGATCCGCAAGTCCGCGCCGCAGCGGAAGCGGCGCTTAAGGGGCTCAAATCACAATGGGATGTACTCACCGCCTCGCAGAATCGTAGCAGTTTCGAAAACCAGTCGGCTGTATCGTTAACAATCAAAGTCTCCGCCGATGGCAAACTCAGCATAGGCGACAAGCCTTACGACCGGCAGGCACTCAAAACGCTGCTCGCCGAACAAGTCAAACAAGCGGGCGAGCGGGGTGTGGCTGTGCGGATTGATGCGGCGGCGGAAGTTCGCTTTGAAGCTGTCAACACATTAATCGAGATGTGCAAGAAGGCGGGGGTGCGGAATGTTTCGTTGGGGACGACTAAGGTTGCCCCAGCGGCTAAGAACGACGGCGCTGCGGTTTATGATGGTAAGACGTTGGATGAGTGGATTGTTTTGTTGCGGACGGAGAAGAACCCGGAAAAGCGTGCTAAGGGACTGACGCCGATCATGACGCTGGGTAAAGATGATCCACAAAGGGCTTTTCTCGTGCTGATCGACATGGCGAGTGAATATGATAACTCCCAGTTCGAGTACCTTGATTTGGCCCATTCGGCGGATTCGCCCCTTTGGCTGGGACAAGAGCAAGAGGAACTCGAAGCCAGTTTTAGCTCATTGGTTCGCAGCACGGGCACGAAGGTACCCAGTGTTGTTATGGAAAATTTATCCGATGGCAACGATATTCGACGGCGCTGCGCGTTCAACCTGTTGAGATCCTATCTTCACCTCGCCGGTTATTCGCCTTTAGAAAAACAAGCTCACCCGTCCTTGGAGAAGCAAGCAAAACTGTTCGATATCCTGCGACCGCATCTTGAAAAGGGAATCCGCGACGAAGATGCGATTGTTAGACGCGAAGCGATTGCCGCGATTTCGCAATACTCCCAGGAACCTCCATTTGCGATCCTCGTCGCAGCGATTGGGGACGAAAACGCGACCGTGCGCACTTTGTCCATCAATGAAATTCACCGACTCCTGGAAATTCAATTTCCATTAAGCGGATATAATCCGTTTATAGGTGCGACTGATTTAGAAACGGATAAAAATGCTTTTCGAACCCGACTCAAAAAACTACCCAAACAGGAGTTATTTGAACGATTTCGAACGCTGCCGAATCTCGAAGCAAATCTATTCGGTGCGTTCAAAGACGATGATTTGAGCACACGATGCAGCGCAATGAACCTCCTCATCAAAATAGAGGCTGACCCCAAAAAGATGTTTCAGATTTATGAGGAGGAACTGACTCGTGAGTTGAAACGCGACGAATTGGATACGGATGAAACCGTGCGTGTCGCGCTGTATGGATTGGGAAAGCTCGGAGCTGATGCCGCCCCCGCCGTGCCGAAATTGATTAAGTTACTGAAGAAGTATCAAACGCACTTTCAAATGAAAAATGGCAGCCATACAAGCGTTTCCGGAGACCAGGATGAGATCGAGGTAGAGATTGTCGAAACACTTGGCCAGATTGGTCCGGCAGCCAAGGCGGCATTGCCGGAAATTCAAAAACGTGTGGAAACTTACGACGGCGCGATGAAACCGGTTGCCGAGTCCGCAATCGAGCGGATCAGCGGTGAATCTAAAACAGACTCAAGAGCGACAAACCCCCGTCCAACAGACCCGCATAAGGCGGCTGTTGAATCGCCGGTGGAGCCGGCTAACAAGTGA